From the genome of bacterium, one region includes:
- a CDS encoding MerR family transcriptional regulator, with product MAVARTTKTPVKREKLYYSITEVGEMTGLKPHILRYWESEFPFLRPKRNRAGNRIYRKKDIELIMLIKKLLYEEGYTIEGAKHKIRKMKYSKTKKTETVDYKEFLREVRDELMEIRKLI from the coding sequence ATGGCAGTAGCAAGAACGACAAAAACTCCTGTAAAAAGGGAGAAACTGTATTATTCCATCACAGAAGTCGGCGAGATGACCGGGTTGAAACCTCACATCCTTCGATACTGGGAAAGCGAATTCCCATTCCTGAGACCTAAAAGAAACCGGGCTGGAAACAGGATCTATAGAAAAAAGGACATAGAGCTTATCATGCTAATAAAGAAGCTGCTTTACGAGGAAGGCTATACTATCGAAGGCGCCAAGCACAAAATAAGAAAAATGAAGTATTCCAAGACCAAGAAGACGGAAACAGTTGACTACAAGGAGTTCCTGCGAGAGGTGCGAGACGAACTCATGGAAATAAGGAAACTAATCTAA
- the plsY gene encoding glycerol-3-phosphate 1-O-acyltransferase PlsY, which translates to MMDLAVKIFLGTVLGYLVGSIPFGFIFVKLSKNVDLRSYGSGSTGATNVSRVLGKKVAALVAVLDALKAIGAYAIVINLTANPLAAFIAALAAIVGHCYPVWLGFKGGKGVSTSFGAAILINTLPAILTFFVFIFAVIASKRVSIGSLTAAWTFFGISVFTKVAAMPMIFAIFLAIFLTITHRENIKRIIEGKEKPLWQ; encoded by the coding sequence ATGATGGATTTAGCTGTGAAAATATTTTTGGGAACAGTTTTAGGTTATCTGGTGGGGTCAATCCCGTTTGGATTTATATTCGTAAAACTTAGCAAAAATGTGGATTTGCGAAGTTATGGCAGCGGTTCTACCGGCGCAACAAATGTTTCAAGGGTGCTTGGGAAAAAAGTGGCAGCACTTGTCGCGGTTCTCGATGCATTAAAAGCCATTGGAGCTTACGCGATAGTGATAAATCTTACAGCAAATCCTCTGGCAGCATTCATAGCTGCTCTGGCAGCAATAGTAGGACATTGCTACCCCGTTTGGCTCGGTTTCAAGGGCGGTAAAGGTGTTAGCACGAGCTTTGGCGCAGCTATTCTTATAAATACCCTGCCGGCAATACTAACCTTTTTTGTGTTCATTTTTGCAGTAATAGCGAGCAAGCGAGTCTCCATAGGTTCACTTACCGCCGCATGGACATTTTTTGGAATAAGTGTTTTCACGAAAGTCGCAGCAATGCCGATGATTTTTGCCATATTTTTGGCAATTTTTTTGACTATAACGCACAGAGAAAACATTAAAAGAATAATAGAAGGAAAGGAGAAACCATTATGGCAGTAG
- the der gene encoding ribosome biogenesis GTPase Der, translated as MFGLKEKKPIVALIGRTNVGKSTLFNRLLRKRIAVVDPTPGVTRDPHFAELTWNGKTFILVDTGGFITNPESEIEEGITNQAIAAIEGADLVLLVLEPDITPSDKEIAILLKKYNKNTVVIINKVDDKSDNWSGAEAEGFRLGNVHRVSAKFGYGIGDLLDEIVNKLPKEKVAEKIDEEIASIAIVGKPNVGKSTLVNKLVGKQVALTHSESGTTIDPVDSFFEYDNKTYRIVDTAGIFKKCTDVYYYASLRTLSAIENSDIAVLVIDATQGITRQDKRIASMIIERYRGMIIAVNKWDLMPKLPRLKRDYEQRIRTESQFLSFAPIVFISALKGSGLGKLKQTISKVVQRRHSRVKTSELNKLVENLQKVYPPPMYKGRRPKIFYAVQSKVRPPEFVFFSKLPEAISPSYQRYLANKIREEFDYEGVPFKVIFRDKRR; from the coding sequence ATGTTTGGTTTAAAAGAAAAAAAGCCTATTGTCGCATTAATAGGGAGAACGAATGTTGGTAAATCTACCCTTTTTAACAGGTTACTCAGAAAGCGAATAGCCGTGGTAGACCCAACACCGGGTGTGACCCGTGACCCTCACTTTGCTGAATTAACATGGAATGGAAAAACATTTATTCTCGTTGATACAGGTGGATTCATAACTAATCCGGAAAGTGAAATAGAAGAGGGAATAACGAATCAGGCAATAGCGGCAATAGAAGGTGCTGACCTGGTTTTGCTGGTTCTTGAACCTGATATTACACCAAGTGACAAGGAGATAGCTATATTGCTTAAAAAATATAATAAGAACACTGTCGTAATTATCAATAAAGTCGATGATAAAAGCGACAACTGGTCAGGAGCTGAAGCGGAAGGGTTCAGATTGGGAAATGTACACAGAGTGTCGGCGAAATTCGGATATGGAATAGGAGATTTGCTTGATGAAATAGTAAACAAACTGCCAAAAGAAAAGGTGGCGGAAAAAATTGATGAAGAAATAGCGTCAATAGCGATTGTAGGAAAACCGAATGTGGGAAAATCAACTCTCGTAAACAAGCTGGTTGGAAAGCAAGTAGCATTAACACATAGCGAATCTGGAACAACGATAGATCCGGTGGACAGTTTCTTCGAGTATGACAATAAAACATATAGAATAGTCGATACCGCAGGCATTTTCAAAAAGTGCACCGATGTATACTACTATGCCAGCCTGAGGACATTAAGCGCTATAGAGAACAGTGATATAGCAGTTCTCGTTATAGACGCGACTCAAGGCATTACAAGGCAGGACAAACGCATCGCCTCAATGATAATAGAAAGATATAGAGGAATGATAATAGCAGTGAACAAGTGGGATTTGATGCCAAAGCTGCCTCGACTCAAAAGAGACTACGAACAAAGAATAAGGACGGAAAGTCAATTTTTAAGTTTTGCTCCTATAGTATTCATATCTGCGCTTAAAGGCAGTGGGCTTGGCAAGCTTAAGCAAACTATTTCCAAAGTTGTGCAAAGACGACACTCAAGAGTTAAAACTTCGGAGCTTAATAAATTGGTGGAAAATCTGCAAAAAGTGTATCCGCCGCCCATGTACAAAGGTCGAAGACCGAAAATTTTCTATGCAGTGCAATCGAAGGTACGGCCACCTGAATTCGTTTTCTTCTCGAAACTTCCTGAGGCTATATCACCATCATATCAGCGGTATCTTGCCAACAAAATAAGGGAGGAGTTTGATTACGAAGGAGTGCCATTTAAGGTTATTTTCAGGGATAAACGACGATGA
- a CDS encoding rhomboid family intramembrane serine protease: MYERYYIEYGPQYRRVGFRRPKDVVLTIIMVNFFVFLVEMVAPRTMVYLFGLVPPLIRHKLYLWQFVTYMFLHGNFWHLFFNMFALYIFGHELVKVWGNARFLAYYFFTGIGAGLCAYLFTNVPTIGASGAIYGLLLAYGVYFPDQILLLYFFIPIKAKYLVIIFGFIELLSSIGGYTDGIAHTAHLGGMLFGAIYLWATRKRTRERIREYYFYGYP; the protein is encoded by the coding sequence ATGTATGAACGATACTACATAGAGTATGGACCGCAATACAGACGGGTTGGATTCAGGCGACCTAAAGATGTGGTGCTAACCATAATAATGGTTAACTTTTTCGTTTTCCTCGTGGAGATGGTCGCCCCAAGAACCATGGTTTATTTGTTTGGACTCGTGCCCCCTTTGATAAGGCACAAACTATACCTGTGGCAGTTCGTAACATACATGTTCCTTCACGGCAACTTCTGGCACCTTTTCTTCAACATGTTTGCTCTCTACATATTTGGACATGAGCTTGTTAAAGTTTGGGGAAACGCTCGATTTTTGGCGTATTATTTCTTCACAGGAATTGGTGCTGGATTGTGCGCATATTTATTTACTAATGTTCCCACAATAGGTGCGTCTGGCGCCATATACGGCCTACTTCTTGCTTATGGTGTCTATTTTCCAGACCAGATCCTCCTTCTTTACTTCTTCATACCAATAAAAGCTAAATATCTTGTTATAATTTTTGGTTTCATTGAGCTTCTTTCATCTATAGGCGGTTATACGGACGGTATAGCACATACTGCACATCTTGGAGGAATGCTTTTTGGTGCGATATACCTGTGGGCAACAAGAAAAAGAACAAGGGAAAGAATTCGGGAATATTATTTTTATGGATATCCCTGA